In Oryza sativa Japonica Group chromosome 8, ASM3414082v1, the sequence GATGGGTTGCGGTGGAATGCGCTGGTTGCGAGCTTGGATTGTGGAGGGGAGGGGTAGAGGTAGTAGGGTCGTTGAATTCGTCACTGGCTCACTAAGTTATCTGTGCGATTTCGGTTCGGGGGCGTGCGCCGCCGAGGGATTTCGTCAAATTTGGTGTTGTAGGTTGCCGTTTTGGTGATGGCGATAGCATTGCGGTTTTGACGGCCGGAGCTTTGACATGGCCAATTGAACTGGGATACTTTACTACTAGTAGTTTCCTCTTCTGTTCTGTTGAGGCTTGCAGTTATGCACACGGTGTGTTTCCCgtattgtgctttcagtggCAATTTGACGGCGGATGCTTATTCCTAAAACAGTAGCTTGCCAGCGTTTCTTAAATTGTTTGCTACTGGTTTTGATTATGGAATAGGTTTCATTGTACAGTGAAgttaataatatttttcttgCTGTTTCTTATTATAATGGATCAAATGGTTGAACGTGTTTGCAGCACATCGAAGATTTACACTCTGGAGAAAGTATATGGATTCAGATTAGTATGCAGAAGTGTGGTTGATCTGAGGAGTCAAAAATTTCATACACGTGTTTATAAGAGAAAGAGCTATTTCAGGAGTTCAGCATCAGAATGTGAGAAGATCATTCACAGTGCTAGATGGCTAGAATTTAGGAGACAGAGGGTAGCATTTCAGAGAACTAGAAGGACAATCCATCTTATTCCTTTGGCTTCTCAAGATGATAGCAGTGGTTTATCTGTTAACGGATCCCCACAAGTTGATTCGGCAAGCGAGATGGATGATATAAGGGTGAAATTGGTTAAAGCACTACAAAGCGAGGATATAAGCACTGGCCTTGTCCAATCAATACATGATGCTGCAAGATCTATTGAATTGGCTTTCTTAGATCACAGCAAATCATCAAAAAACTCTTGGTTTCCAAAGGAATGGCTTGGTGTGGATAACAATGAATGGATAAAACCACTCTCTTACCAGGTACAGGACTGAACTTTCTTCAGGCATATATCTGCCCATAAAATGATAGTGACCATTATTCATGTCATTGATTAAATAGTTTCTCTTGACTTTTCCCTTTTGGCCTTCCACGCAGAAAACTAGTATTGAAATTTTGTAAGCCAGATTTTATTGCATGCACCCTACTGTTTCCCTTTTTTtgtttagaaaaagaaaagatgatgTAGTCAGGATATCATCCATAGAGGTCTTATGAAATATGGATGCCTGTATAGATGAATATGTATGTTGAACTTGGTAAACTATTAATTGGTTAGCTTTTGTTCACCCCTTTTAGGATATTAGTAGTGCTACTCTGCCACCAGAGGAAGTGTTCTGCTCTGGTGTCTGGagtattattttcatatatgaAGATGCAGAGTCTTTTAATCAACTTAGAGCCAATCGCGGCAATTGAACCTTCTTTGAGTTGATGTTTATTAGTTCTCACACATAAATCTTCAGTAAAACAAATATTAGCTGTTGCGTTCTGAATTTTGGTGGCATGCAAACTTTTTATTGTCTGGTATCTAAAATAATCTGTTTGCAGGCTGCTGTCGGTTCATTGTTGCAAGCAGTTATTGATGTTTCATCTAGGGGAAATGGCAGAGATAGAGATATCAATGTATTTGTTCAGAGGAGGTCTGCCCTCTAGCACTTGCCTTGATTATCATGCCTAATTGCTGacattatcctttttctcctgGTGTGTTTTTAAGACTACAACTATCTATCATCTTGGAGCCAATTTTGCTTTTTAATACCTTAGAGAGCAAATGGTGTGTAATGTACATTTTATGTAGCTTCCTCTGTATATTAAGTTTTCTTGGAGCTAATTCCTGTCTCATAAGTTGCTTTCCATCTATAGCCTAATTATTAGAGAAATATATTCCTCCATTTCTTGACTGGTAGATTTCTTAAGTTTTAATGTCAATAAAACATATGCTGTCAGAAGAGCATGCAAATTAATTGATCCACTTGATTCATGGGAAAAAAAAGTTACTGCTAGAGTCTACAGGTTTCTGCTGTATTTGCATTTTTGTTGACCCAGAATGAGCCTTCTACTGGATTCAATAGTCAAGCTTACATGAACATAGTATTGACAGCATGATGAAGCCAAATCAGATCTAACCTCTATGTTGTACATAACAGTTCAATTTGTGATTATAGAACATGCCTCTTGGTCTCCTATTTAATCATATTTAATTTTCTGTTGCAGTTTATCCCGCCTACTTAGTTCTCTAGAGGGTGCTATCCAAAATGAGCTGTCGAAAAGGGAACCTACATTGTACCAGTGGTACTCATCTGATCAAAATCCTTTGGTTGTGAGAACATTTGTTAACTCTTTTGAAAACGATCCACGGTTTAACTCTGCAACAGCAATGTAAGTTGTTTACTTCTGTTGGGCTTCATTTGATAAATGAACTAATACATTAACGGataccttttcttttgttgCTTGCAGATGCCATGAACGCCAGCAAATGAATACTAGTGAAAGTGACCTTTCTCTACTTATGCTAGGTTTGACATGTCTTGCTGCTATCACAAAGCTTGGATCAACAAAAGTTTCTTGTCAGCAGTTCTTTTCCATGGTCCCTGATATCATTGGTCGATTCATGGATATGCTTCTTGAATTTGTCCCTCTAAGTAAAGCATATACCTTGACAAAAGATATTGGTCTTCAGAGAGAATTCCTTTGCAATTTTGGTCCTCGTGCTGCTGACCCTAAGTTTTCCAGTGATCGTGAAGTTGAGATATCGTTTTGGATTGATCTGGTTCAGAAACAGTTGCTACGGGCTCTTGATCGTGAAAAGATATGGTCAAGATTGACAACAAGTGAAAGTATTGAGGTTGGAACAAAAGATATTTCGTCTAGCTTTATGAATTCTCCTTCCAAAATAACTATTTTCCTTACTGCAGGTTTTGGAAAAGGATTTAGCAATTTTTGGGTTTTTCATTGCTTTAGGCAGAAGTACGCAAACATATTTGTCTTCCAATCATCTTACCAATCTGGATGATTCAATCAATGATATTGTAAGGTGTGAATGATGCGAATTTTGAATTGCCATTTGCTCGATGAAATTATGTTTCTGTACATAAGCTACAGTATAACTGTTTTCTTGCGTAATTATGATGTAGCTCTCACCTTAACAAGCTTACAATCATCCAGGTATCTTATTGGTGGGAGTGTGTTATATTATCCACAGTTGTCTTCGATTAGTTCTTATCAGCTGTATGTGGAGGTTAGTATGCAGGCAATACACCGAGCTCTCAATGCTATGCACCTTTTTTGTGTTTTTATGACCTTTTCACCTTCCAGGTAGTTTGCGAAGAGCTCGAGTGGCTTCCATTTTACAGTGGTGATGTGCCAGCTGCAACAATTGAAGGTAGAGAGGATGTGCATAAAGGAGAAATAATATCAAGAGTGCTAAATGTGTGCTCTTATTGGATGACTAGTTTTATAAAGTACAGCTCATGGCTTGAGAACCCTTCAAATGTAAAGGCAGCCAGATTTCTGTCCAAGGGGTACATCCAAATTCAGTCATGCTCTCTCACATTTTGCCGCAGATATGGATGCGAACCAACGTTTCTAATATATGGTCAAATTTTTGTAGGCATTCCATGTTGAGTGATTGCATGAAGGAACTGGACTTAACAAAGTAAACATATAATTCTGATGTTTATATTGTTATTTGTTATGTTACTTGGGTATATGTTTGTACAATTGTAAGAATATTATTATTTATCTGCTCATTCTGATGCAGGTATGATATGCCAAAAGACCAAACCTTTCCAGAAGCCAAAGAACACTTGGTTGCTAGGACAGAGCTAGCCTCTTTTGACAAGGTATCTGTTACATGATGCACTTTAACGTTACTAGTATTTCTTCTGGTTCTCACACATCCCAACAATAGTAATTCTCAGTACTGTTagttaaattattattttttgtgagGAGTTAGTTAAATTATTGTGCATTTGACATGTTCCAAGATGATGTTGCTGATATCAGTGCTAAACTGCTAATTATATTATAGTTTCTTCATGGAACCTATATGCCAGTTTCAGAGGGAAGCGGTGGTGCATGTGTGTGTTTTGGGGTTTTGTTTTGGTGTGGTGGGAGGGGGTGGAGGGTGGGATGGATGGTGAGAGGCCTTATATTCTCATGGCTGTTGCCAGAATATTGGTGTGGACAAGAAATATGACTAGTGGACTTATGTTATTTCTCTGTAAGCAAACAATAAGATGTTAAGATTGCTTTCATGAGTAGCCCCTAATGAGAATATATAATATTTGGTGAAAAATAGCCTTGTTGGATAAGGGTAAACTGTGAAAGAAGCTCCAAGCAACTTGATGCACTGCTGGCACTATGCGAAACATCATTGCAGGCCTCATGCTGATAGTAACTCCCGGCCATAACACTATAAGCTCAGACATCAAATTCATTACGATGCAAGGCTGCACATGCAGGGAGATGCCACCGTCTCCTTTTGATATGCTTACACATTCAAAGCGTGACATGTATTAGATGTATTCTGAGATATGCAAGAGATGAAGGATTGATCCATTTAATGTATATCTGTTTACAATTAATAACTGTACAAGATCATATGTtagatgtgttttttttttaaaaaaaatatttttcggACTGTTAAGTTATATGCATTTTTATGTTCTCAATTAGACTTGCCATTTGCCAAAAAGCTTATGGTCAGTCTTACTTATGTTTGTGCTTAGTTGTGTATGCTTGTTTTCAGTTTACAATGGCAATTTGAACAAATGCTAATTTAATTACTTCTGAATATATATTGTAGTGGTGAAAATTTATGAAGTTAGTCTCAATAATTGCAGTCACTTGAAAGTGTTGAGGAAGCTTTGGTTAAGTTAGAAGATTTGCTCCAAGAATTGCATCTCTCCAGTTCCAACTCTGGTAAGGAGGATCTAAGGGCTGCATGTTCTGATCTTGAAATGATTAGAAGGCTGAAGAAAGAGGCTGAGTTTCTTGAGGCTTCCTTTCGAGCAAAAACAGAATTTCTTGAGGTGAGCTTAATTATCATACAACCTTTTACTAGCCTGCATTTCATCTGGAAAAGGAATTACTACAAGTATGTGGACACTTTAATTTCTCCATCATAGGACTCAGGAGAGTGCATTCCAATAACTGCAATGGCTATTAAGGGCCAGCTATTTCTCAATAATAGAAACAACATCCTCAATGACTGAAATAACAATTGTCACATGTATAGATTAGATGGCCCTAGACCCAAGCAACACAACCATGCTGATGACCAGGGGCCACACTACATGGGCTATGGATGATTACCTAGTCCAAACACTTATGATTATTTCTTGCTTAATCTGATTAAAATCcagatatatttttaaatagggCAGCATTAACCACGCAACGAGCCACATATCTTATCTCCTTATCTTAACCAACTATACATGTTCTGCATCCAGCTGCCTCATGCTTCCTAAGCTCCTGTTGGGCTGTTCATGACATTCCATTGGCTGTAAGGCCTCTTGCCTTGATCACATCTCCAATAATGGGTGTATCATGGAACTTCACCCTTCCTTTCTAGCTGTTTGTCCTCAACCTGCAGGGTGGTGACCAGTTGCACCCCTTGAAATCTCCACGGTGAAGAGGTTGCAGTGTGGGCATCCTGTCATGTGAGAGCACCAAGCTGTCAAGATCACACAGACTGTGCTTCTGAAGGTTGTCAATGTATCTACCATGGCCGGTTGCTGCACCTCTACCAGCTACAGTCACAAGATCAACAGGTGGTGCAGTCATGCCAAAAAGTCTTCATTGGCATGCCCCATGGGGCTAGCGCTTTTCAAGTCATTGATGTTGTCAGCATGGAAGTCGCTGGATGGTGAAGTGTTGAAACCACATCAGGGCTGCCTTTTTGGCGTCCATGGGGCTTGCAAGTTGATGGCAAAGCCAGTAGTTGTGCTAGCGATAAAGTGAATGATAGTTGCAGCCGTTCTGATGGTGGTTTTGTTGATCTTTGGTGTTGCCTGGTAGGGCTGACTCTTTCTGCACCAGCTGTGGTGGTTGACGCCAACACCAAATTATCACATGCCCTGATTATATGGCCCTGGACCCAAGCAGTGCAACCAGCTGATGACTGACAACATCACCACAAGGGCAGGGATATACGAGAGTAGGAAGTCTTGAAATATATTTCTCCTTAGTCCTTAATGATGGCTTGGCTTATTTAGACCACCTCCTAACATGTGCTAACTAATACAGTATAACAGTTACATTCCTAACAGCTTCACTAACTAATCCTATCTTTACTATAAAGTTGATGCCCACTAActcctaaagctcaacatgcaagtgtGCCACATCATCGCATACTAGCAATTATCATCcagagtattttaaatcacatgcaAGTGGACCCACTAGCagttattatctagagtattttaaatatcatgcaaacatgacatatcatttacaattttgttgtatttttagaactcaatatgcaagtaatgtcaaatcattatctccacatcattttcacattatttaaacatgTACATCTATAATCTATAATTTCTATAATGAATAACATGCATTTATCCACTTATCCCGCAACAAAGCGTGGGTACCAACTAGTTACCTAAAGATAACATCCGCTTCAAATAAACTGATAACAACTAAAGATAACACAAGTGGAAAGTGGTATCATCTCCTTCAACGTCAGCCTCCTGACGCTCCAGTTGGCCATGCATTCACGTAGATATGTTGCACATTTTAGATATTTAAAACCGAGATATTATTTCTTTAGGGACATTCTGTTGATATAATTTAGGTTCTTCTACTCCCCCGAGAGTAGTTTCATTGGGTGGACTGTTTAAGTTTTGTTTACTGTGTTTAAACTTTAAAGGTGTGTCAGTTCTCCTTCCACTGATTAACATGGTTGACATTTTACACAACGAAGTTAGTTGATTCCATGTAGAACCACCATATTTCTAAGATTCCCACCCAATATTtgataatgatttttttttggtaatatGTTTGTGAGTCAACATAATAGAGGTTCCATATGTTCTACTTGGTACAACTGTTCATTACTACTATGATGGCTATCCTAAAGTTTTCTGATGGTCAATTAGGCTGATGCTAGTAGCAGACCATTATCTCCTGCTGTCGAGGAAGGCCGTGGAAAGACAGCTAGCAATGCTAATGAGAGCTCAACACCACAAAAACCAGCAAACAGGTAACATTCTGCTGTAGTTTCTGTGATTTCAGGGTGGATAATAACCGCTATTGTTTTTTTCACCAGAGTGGAGAACAAACGTCGTCCAATTTGGGACCTCTTTGGTAGGCCTTCTGGAAGGAGAGTTCAGCTTGTCCAACAAACTTCAGATCAAAATGTATGCGTTCTGTAGCATGCATTACTGTGCATTTAATAATTTTCAAACAACAATAGGGTAAAACAATAGAAGCTGCCATCTTGCAATGAATATTTGAGCTGTCCTTTTAGCAATTATATTTCGAGCAAATTTTTTAGGTGTTGTATTTAACAATGATGGggatcacaaaaatcatcaatgATTAGTGATTTATTCTTACTAACAGTCTCTCTGTATAGTATATAATAGTTGCGGAAGCATGTATTCTGTTCTTGAGAACAACACCATTGATGCAAAGATATCTTGTTGCACCATGTTCTTACTTAACAGAttttacctctttttttttctcataaaggTTTCTGTCGCTAATGTGGATAACAAAGACACACAATCAAATGATATCCTCCGGTTTGAACAGTTAAGACGTGAGCTGATTGAGTTagagaaaagagttcaaaagaGCGCAGATAATGCTCAAAAGGAGGTATGCTTCTTAATATATGCTTTCTAAATGTTGACATGAATGCACCTGGTATTTGAGTTAGCACTTAAGCAACAATGCTGGACAGAGTACTTTATTCTGAGTTATGTGTTTCATATGATATTCTCACTATTGCTTTTGACCATAAATGCACATCCGTTTTCAATTTTGAAGAATTATTTATTGTTTTGTCATTTTCCAGGAGACATATGTCGCAAATGAAACATTGGATTCTTCCGTGTCATCATCTCCTGTATCAATGCCTTCTGGTCCAGCTAGCAAGAAAGAAAATGTTATTACCAAATCAGTAGAGAAGGTTAAGGAAACCACGACGGTAAGGCCATTTACATTTTCTTGAAAATATATTTGGTATTGGCCCTACATAATTTAATTAGTTGCCATGAAGCCTTTGTGCCACCAGGGCGCATCATCATATTTGAATGCTTCCATTACTGAAATCCAGAATGCAGCTCTCCTCCATAtttgagggaaaaaaaatgtctaGAATGCAGACCTGCAActtatttcctttttctctatttttttccctaCACAGACTGTTGTGCAAGGGACACAGCTCTTAGCAATTGACACAGGAGCTGCTATGGGTTTGTTAAGAAGAGCTCTTATTGGGGATGAACTAACTCATAAGGAAAAGCAGGCTCTTCAAAGAACCCTGACAGATTTAGCCTCTGTTGTTCCTATAGGAATACTCATGCTTCTGCCAGTAAGTATTTGTTGTACTTCGATTTACCCCTCCTGAACAAGCATAAAGCCTTCTAGGCCCAGACTGTTGTTTATTTCAATTTTGGTTTCAGAAGCCTGTCTTCTTTACTTCATCCACATTGACTAAAGATAACCAGTCATGTTTTTTAGTTAGTGAACTTTAATGTTCAGTGCAAATATCTTCATGGATACAGCATTGTAAACAAGTTCATAATGTTCCCAGGTAACTGCTGTTGGGCATGCTGCTATTTTGGCTTTCATCCAGAGATATGTGCCTTCCATGGTTCGTAACTTTGTATGACCCCTCATTATTTCCCCTGTGGCATGATTTAATTATGTACATTGTGCATCTGGTATTTTGTAGATCCCATCCACCTATGCTCCAGAGAGGTTAGATCTCCTCAGGCAACTTGAAAAAGTGAAGGAAATGGGAGTTGCTGAAGGTAGTAGTGAAGAAATGGTAGAGGCTGTAAGTTCGAGAGGTGACCAAGTGAAATAGGCAAACCATGTACAGACGGAAACAAGTATACTTCTGTAAGTAATCATTTCATCCGTGACTGCTGAGTTACTGTATTTATGTTCCTATCATAACGTTTGCATACATTCTTGTTTCCTCTGAACTCTGTAGTATTTTAGAACAATAAAGATTCTACAAGGGTGTGTTTTGCATCTTTGTGTTGTGCAATTATTTTATTAATGTTTTTAACCTTTCTGCAGTGTTTTGGAACAAGACAGAAGATGGTTTCATTTCGTTTATAGAAGATTCTTTCAGTGACATGCTGATAGAAGTGAACATAAAGGaaaaaactggagttttaccaAACATTGCAACTGTGTTCGTTGAAGGAAGATCCTTCAGAAGTTGCACTTTGGAAGATTGTTTTCATACTTCATAGTGTACAAGGGCGCCGTGTGCCCATTCAACATAGAAGAAGGTTATCCAAAGTTCCTCTTGGATAATGTCTGTAGGGTAGATATTTGGCTGATGATTTGTATATCTAGCTGAGATTGGTGTATCAACTCTCCAAATGTAAAGAGACAGGCCTGAGTGGTGGCTTATCGGTCCGTGATCCTAGGTCATGCAGTGATGCACGACTCTGCTGTCAGCTTATGGGCAATTCAGCAGCAAAAGATTGATGCTGGTGGCGCACTGCTACATCCAATAGCACGTAAAGACTTTTGTGCTCTTGTAGTCTACTCTACTGTCCGGTCTACATTGCCTGGTCGTCTTCCCCTTTCATTTACGTATCATTATCTTGGATTATCtccattataaaaatataacatCTTTCacctataaatctggacatatttGTCGGATATGTAGCTATATCTGGATACGTAGACGGATCGAGTAGTAAATACGCTGATTTCTGAGCTGTTCATACGGCTGCAAATTTGCACTGAAGTGTTCGCTGGAGCAAGGTTGTCACAACCAGAGCAGTGCACACGAAAAATGGAACGgttcattagcgcgtgattaattaagtattcccttcgttcaaaaatataataacttttagcccttaggatttgtcctaaaatataaccacttcttcaccaacattctcttccaaaccaatcacaaccctcaactattcactttttccacctatcttcactactcatccaatcacaaccctccatcactcacttctacctattccatccatttcacaatgtaagactttataacattgttcatatatatatatatatatatatatatatatatatatatatatatatatatgttaataaatctaaacaaatatatatgtccagatttattaacatctaaataaatataagcaatgttagaaagtcttacattgtgaaacggatatagtactttcttaataaccgtgtccaattctaaaacttcttatcttatattataggacggatggagtattagctattttttttcaaaaataaatcaatatgatttttaagcaactttcgtataattttttttataaaaaacacaccgtttagtagtttgaaaagtgtgtgcCTGAAAAACAAGGGAGATAGTTGGAAAACTTGGGGTAAGACCACAGCCAAGGTCTTTGGTCTCTGGATGCATCAGCTCGTAAATACGCCTAGCGTGCCATGCACTCTGGTATTCCAGACGTCCAGTTAATGTTGACTTCTTGATAGCACGATCCTTAATCACCTGATGTGTGATGCCACTATAATACCCTTTCATCGTTTACATGTTCCACTAAAGACTTGGCTAAGCTATAATAAAATACGGGGAGAAACccgtaattttgataaattgattcttttaaaaaacttatttcgaaattGAACTATGccaaaaactaatttcaaaaatagacCGTTTTCTCAGCGCCATAGAGATTGGCGCTGAGATATAACATCTCGGCGCCACTATTATTGGCGCTGAGATGTCATCCGAGGTGTCACGGATTTTACACGTCATCCGAGGTCAGCACCAAAGATCTCTGTTCAATTTACAAATATTAGTTATCTACAAGCTTCCATTGCACACAAAGACAAGATAGCTTGGGGGAGAACTTGTGAAGTAATGGGTTCAATCCTTAGCCACGCAAGTTTTTCCATCTAAGTACAAGCATCTTTTGATGTTCTATTTAAAAATCTCACATGTTTTtcaaattcattttatttttaaatatggatgtttttttaaatttattttatttttaaatatggaAGGAACAAAATTATGTATGCAGTATTTATAGCttagttttttaaatttattttatttttaaatatggaAGGAACAAAATTATGTATGTGGTATTTATAGATTAATAGTCGGTATAAATTTAcatatttcagttttttttcacCCTCTATTTTGCTACATAATTATGTATGCAGTATTGTTcctcaaaggaaaaaaaaagaaaaatgggaAGTTACGGGATTCGAACCCTTGACTTATGAGAGGCAGCCCTCCACCACCAGGATACACCTTCCATACAGTAAGGGTGTACATGCATGCTATTTATACAATCCAGACCATGTAAGTTAGCGCCAAAGAATTTGGCCCTGATATCGCATGACGTGTGATTTGCGGGACACGTCGGACCTTATCTCAGCGCCAAGTAAGATGCCGTGAGAAAAtggtctatttttaaaattagtttttgacaCGGCTCAAtatcaaaataagttttttcaaagggtcaatttatcaaaattacggGGGAGAAACAGTCACTGTCAAAAAGTTCAGCGGCGACTACTCTAGACTTAAAATCTGAATAAGTAAACGGATGTGAATACAATAATTGAGCACAGCTCCATAAGACTCGATCCATGGTTCCAAAAGGTGTCATGTCCATTTTCTTCCGattaaaggattttttttaaattgacCAAAGATTTCTCAAAGCTAATATTTATCaattaaccaaacaaaacaattttttaGATAAAAGAACCAAAAACATACTCCTACTACTCATCTAGTGTCATTTTAAGTAAGGAAATAGCCTGTCTATTCTAGTATATCCACTTCTCTGGCAATTTTAAACTGACATTAAGATTGACGCGGCATTGTTATAGGCGGACGCGCATTATCACAAATAGAAAAGGCAACCGACCTTGACTTGTGGCCAAAACTTCAGAGCTGGTCTTAAAtcttaattaggaataaaaataACATTTAACATGATGAAAGAGAATATGATGAGAAAAAATTACTTCACTTGCCCATGGTGACAAAAATACCCATTCTGATATgagaaaaaacaaaggaaaaaaaaaagagagttttGGATTCATATGGATTCGTGACTGTAACACCGTTCGGTTCAAAGGAATTGATCTCTTACAGAAACCCAAGAAAAATCATGTGGATTCTactagaaacaaagaaaaaaaaattcatgcacTCTGACATGTCTTTATTTCATTTCTTAcgtttttttctttgcttttgcTTTGTTTGACGCATGTTTTACAATTCTATTTAGAATTCATATGTTTGTTTTGCATATGctcttatcttttcttttcctattttgacttttttttagtcCTATAATCCAAAAAGCCCGGAATTGGATCGACATCCCTAGGCTTTAGTTCGAATATGAGATATATGTAAAAGTTCCAAATATATCTACCTGGTTTAAAATTTCGGACAAGTCAACTGTTTTAAATACGTGAATGGAAAATATCTTTTGCTTTGACATGAAGATATTGCACCGTTCGTTTGTTTTGCAGAATTTGCTTTCATTATAAGTAGCCTCAACATTCTGTACCCATATCATCTGCACCCTGGCAGCCAATCCAACGGCCATCCTCCATCCGACGGCCGAACCGACTTAAAAAGGATGGCGTAATCACCGTCCAAAATCTCGAATTAAATAAATCCTCCAAATAAACCAATCTCCAATTTTTAATCGCTATCTATAACTCTTCCTTTTTCGTTTCTACCGCGTAGTCAGTTCCCCCCTTTtgagatatttaaccatttgccac encodes:
- the LOC4345857 gene encoding uncharacterized protein isoform X2: MDDIRVKLVKALQSEDISTGLVQSIHDAARSIELAFLDHSKSSKNSWFPKEWLGVDNNEWIKPLSYQAAVGSLLQAVIDVSSRGNGRDRDINVFVQRSLSRLLSSLEGAIQNELSKREPTLYQWYSSDQNPLVVRTFVNSFENDPRFNSATAICHERQQMNTSESDLSLLMLGLTCLAAITKLGSTKVSCQQFFSMVPDIIGRFMDMLLEFVPLSKAYTLTKDIGLQREFLCNFGPRAADPKFSSDREVEISFWIDLVQKQLLRALDREKIWSRLTTSESIEDLAIFGFFIALGRSTQTYLSSNHLTNLDDSINDIVRYLIGGSVLYYPQLSSISSYQLYVEVVCEELEWLPFYSGDVPAATIEGREDVHKGEIISRVLNVCSYWMTSFIKYSSWLENPSNVKAARFLSKGHSMLSDCMKELDLTKYDMPKDQTFPEAKEHLVARTELASFDKSLESVEEALVKLEDLLQELHLSSSNSGKEDLRAACSDLEMIRRLKKEAEFLEASFRAKTEFLEADASSRPLSPAVEEGRGKTASNANESSTPQKPANRVENKRRPIWDLFGRPSGRRVQLVQQTSDQNVSVANVDNKDTQSNDILRFEQLRRELIELEKRVQKSADNAQKEETYVANETLDSSVSSSPVSMPSGPASKKENVITKSVEKVKETTTTVVQGTQLLAIDTGAAMGLLRRALIGDELTHKEKQALQRTLTDLASVVPIGILMLLPVTAVGHAAILAFIQRYVPSMIPSTYAPERLDLLRQLEKVKEMGVAEGSSEEMVEAVSSRGDQVK